From Vigna unguiculata cultivar IT97K-499-35 chromosome 5, ASM411807v1, whole genome shotgun sequence, the proteins below share one genomic window:
- the LOC114183883 gene encoding RNA polymerase II C-terminal domain phosphatase-like 3: MVFGSLLDCQKLGKLEKMVKGVEDVEEGEISDTASVEEISEADFNKQDVKVNNNNKPNGSDARVWAVRDLYSKYPTICRGYASGLYNLAWAQAVQNKPLNDIFVMELDSDANANGNNNSNRPSSVSVNPKEVVVVDMDKEEGELEEGEIDADADPETEAESAVAASVVSETVSDSEQFGVKKGVSDSEQLGVRDVLEGVTVANVAESFAQTSSRLLNTLPEVFSRPADSEKDDLMRLSFNAIEVVYSVFRSMDSSDKEQNKDSILRLLSSVNDQQQAQLFSPEHIKEIQGMMTAIDSVGALGNSEAIYIKTESQTPEIKSQENSALEVQTHGINIQENQAVEVSALISSIKPLHSDIIGGSRALKFGQNSIKGRGVLLPLLDLHKDHDADSLPSPTREAPSCFPVNKLLSVGEATVKSGSAAKMQPGKMEVDSEGCKFHLYETDALKAVSTYQQKFGRSSLFTNDELPSPTPSGDCDDMVVDTNEEVSSASTGGFLTSTKPTLIDQPPVSATSMDNSRMLGLINSRVDAAGPGSFPVKSSAKSRDPRRRLINSEASAVDNQSIVINNMPKVEYAGSTMSRKQKAVEEPFDVTVSKRLKSSLENIEHNSSQVRTIAGTGGWLEDNTGPGTQLVEKNNLMDKFAPEPKKTLNTVSSTSSGSVSFNATNIRNEQAPLASSNIPSSLPAILKDIVVNPTMLLGLIFEQQNRLRNAVNKSSDSATNMLLHPTSSNSATGTDSTVSIGSSIATALQTSVGMLPVSSQSASTAQSLQDDHSGKIRMKPRDPRRILHTNNSVQKSGNIVNELHKAIVSPVPNSQVTGNNVNTQKLEGRVDTKLVPTQSGAAPDITRQFTKNLKNIADIMSISQESSTHSTAAQSFSSASVPLNIDRGEQKSVVSNSQNLQAGIVGPAQEICAPGTSRSQNTWGDVEHLFEGYDEQQKAAIQRERARRIEEQNKMFAARKLCLVLDLDHTLLNSAKFVEVDPVHDEILRKKEEQDREKPHRHLFRFPHMGMWTKLRPGIWNFLEKASKLYELHLYTMGNKLYATEMAKVLDPKGVLFAGRVISRGDDTDSVDGEERAPKSKDLEGVLGMESAVVIIDDSVRVWPHNKLNLIVVERYTYFPCSRRQFGLPGPSLLEIDHDERPEAGTLASSLAVIERIHQNFFASQSLEEVDVRNILASEQRKILAGCRIVFSRVFPVGEANPHLHPLWQTAEQFGAVCTNQIDEQVTHVVANSLGTDKVNWALSTGRFVVHPGWVEASALLYRRANEQDFAIKP, encoded by the exons ATGGTTTTCGGATCGTTGTTGGATTGTCAGAAATTGGGAAAATTGGAGAAGATGGTTAAGGGGGTTGAGGATGTGGAAGAGGGCGAGATTTCGGATACTGCTTCGGTGGAAGAGATTTCAGAAGCGGATTTCAATAAGCAAGATGTTAAGGTGAATAATAACAATAAGCCCAATGGAAGTGATGCTAGGGTTTGGGCTGTTCGTGATCTTTACTCAAAGTACCCTACTATTTGCCGGGGATATGCTTCGGGTTTGTATAACCTTGCTTGGGCACAAGCCGTGCAGAACAAGCCtttgaatgatatttttgtgATGGAACTGGATTCTGACGCCAATGCTAATGGTAACAACAACTCCAATCGACCGTCTTCTGTTTCAGTGAATCCTAAAGaggtggttgttgtggatatGGACAAAGAGGAAGGGGAGTTGGAGGAAGGTGAGATTGATGCCGACGCTGACCCTGAAACAGAGGCAGAGAGTGCTGTGGCTGCTTCTGTTGTTTCAGAGACCGTTTCTGATTCTGAGCAGTTTGGTGTGAAGAAGGGTGTTTCTGATTCTGAGCAGCTTGGTGTGAGGGATGTTCTGGAGGGTGTTACAGTTGCTAATGTGGCGGA GTCATTTGCTCAAACTTCCAGTAGGCTGCTTAATACCCTTCCTGAGGTGTTCTCTAGACCTGCTGATTCTGAGAAGGATGATCTCATGCGATTGTCATTTAATGCAATTGAAGTGGTTTATTCT gTATTTCGCTCTATGGACTCTTCGGACAAGGAACAGAACAAGGATAGCATTTTaag ATTACTTTCTTCTGTTAATGATCAACAACAGGCTCAATTATTTTCTCCAGAGCATATAAAAGAG ATACAGGGCATGATGACTGCAATTGATTCTGTTGGTGCTTTAGGAAATAGCGAGGCTATTTACATTAAGACAGAATCTCAGACCCCGGAGATAAAGTCTCAGGAAAATTCAGCTTTAGAAGTGCAGACCCATGGTATAAATATTCAGGAAAATCAAGCAGTTGAAGTATCTGCATTGATTTCTTCTATTAAGCCTTTGCATAGTGACATAATTGGGGGATCACGGGCTTTAAAATTTGGACAAAATAGTATTAAAGGTAGAGGAGTTCTGCTCCCCCTGCTAGACCTTCACAAGGATCATGATGCAGACAGTTTACCCTCACCAACCCGAGAGGCACCTTCCTGCTTCCCTGTGAATAAATTACTTTCTGTTGGAGAGGCCACGGTTAAATCTGGTTCAGCAGCTAAGATGCAGCCTGGGAAGATGGAAGTTGACAGTGAAGGTTGTAAATTTCATCTGTATGAAACTGATGCTTTGAAAGCTGTTTCCACATATCAACAGAAGTTTGGTCGAAGTTCCCTTTTTACAAATGATGAACTTCCAAGTCCAACTCCTTCGGGTGACTGCGATGATATGGTTGTTGATACAAACGAGGAGGTCTCCAGTGCATCTACTGGTGGTTTTTTAACAAGCACTAAGCCAACCCTTATAGATCAGCCACCTGTTTCTGCTACTTCCATGGATAACTCCAGAATGCTTGGATTGATTAATTCTAGAGTTGATGCAGCAGGTCCGGGGTCTTTCCCTGTGAAAAGCTCGGCAAAGAGTAGAGATCCTAGGCGTCGACTTATTAATTCTGAAGCAAGTGCTGTGGATAACCAGTCCATTGTGATAAATAATATGCCTAAAGTGGAATATGCTGGATCAACAATGTCAAGGAAACAAAAGGCTGTTGAGGAGCCTTTTGATGTAACTGTATCAAAAAGACTAAAAAGTTCATTGGAAAATATTGAGCATAATTCGAGTCAAGTAAGAACTATAGCTGGAACTGGAGGTTGGTTGGAAGATAATACTGGGCCTGGGACTCAGTTGGTAGAGAAGAATAATTTAATGGACAAATTTGCACCTGAACCCAAAAAGACTTTGAATACAGTCAGTAGCACTTCTTCTGGTTCTGTTAGTTTCAATGCAACAAACATTAGAAATGAACAGGCGCCACTTGCAAGTAGTAATATACCGTCTTCCTTACCTGCTATATTGAAAGATATAGTTGTAAATCCAACCATGTTGCTAGGCTTAATTTTCGAGCAGCAAAACAGATTAAGAAATGCCGTGAATAAATCTTCTGATTCTGCTACAAATATGCTGCTGCATCCAACAAGCTCAAATTCGGCAACGGGAACAGACTCCACTGTGAGTATTGGTTCATCAATCGCCACTGCTCTTCAAACTTCTGTTGGAATGCTTCCAGTTTCATCACAATCAGCTTCTACG GCACAAAGCCTTCAAGATGATCATTCAGGAAAGATTCGCATGAAACCCCGTGATCCAAGGCGCATTCTACACACTAATAACTCTGTTCAAAAGAGTGGGAACATAGTGAATGAGCTACACAAAGCCATTGTATCCCCTGTGCCTAACAGCCAGGTAACTGGGAACAATGTCAATACCCAGAAGCTGGAAGGCAGAGTGGATACTAAATTAGTACCTACTCAATCAGGTGCAGCACCTGATATTACTCGGCAATTCACCAAGAATCTGAAAAACATTGCTGATATTATGTCTATTTCCCAAGAATCATCTACTCACTCTACTGCAGCTCAAAGTTTTTCTTCTGCATCTGTCCCCCTTAATATAGATAGAGGGGAGCAGAAATCTGTTGTGTCAAACTCTCAGAACTTGCAAGCTGGCATAGTAGGACCAGCTCAGGAAATATGTGCACCTGGTACCTCCCGATCCCAGAATACATGGGGAGATGTTGAACATCTTTTTGAAGGTTATGATGAGCAGCAGAAGGCTGCTATTCAGAGGGAGAGGGCAAGGAGGATCGAAGAACAGAATAAAATGTTTGCCGCTAGGAAATTGTGTCTTGTATTGGACCTAGATCACACACTACTTAATTCTGCCAAG TTTGTGGAAGTTGATCCTGTGCATGACgaaatattgagaaaaaaagaagaacagGACCGTGAGAAGCCTCACAGACATCTTTTTCGCTTTCCTCATATGGGAATGTGGACTAAACTCAGACCAGGAATCTGGAACTTCTTGGAGAAG GCTAGTAAGCTCTATGAGCTACATCTTTACACTATGGGAAACAAACTATATGCAACAGAAATGGCAAAGGTACTTGATCCAAAGGGAGTTCTGTTTGCTGGAAGAGTTATTTCTAGAGGTGATGATACTGATTCAGTTGATGGCGAGGAGAGGGCTCCCAAAAGCAAAGATTTGGAAGGCGTTTTGGGAATGGAATCAGCAGTTGTAATCATAGATGATTCTGTGAGGGTTTGGCCTCATAACAAACTGAACTTGATAGTGGTGGAAAG GTATACGTACTTCCCCTGTAGTAGACGTCAGTTTGGATTGCCTGGTCCTTCCCTTCTTGAGATTGATCACGATGAGAGACCTGAAGCTGGAACTCTGGCTTCCTCTTTGGCA GTTATTGAGAGAATACATCAAAACTTTTTTGCTTCTCAATCCTTAGAAGAAGTTGATGTCAGAAATATACTAGCGTCAGAGCAGAGAAAAATCTTAGCTGGTTGTCGTATAGTATTTAGTAGGGTGTTTCCTGTTGGTGAAGCAAATCCTCACCTTCACCCATTGTGGCAGACAGCTGAACAGTTTGGTGCTGTGTGCACCAACCAGATTGATGAACAAGTTACTCATGTAGTTGCGAATTCCCTGGGGACTGATAAG GTGAATTGGGCTCTTTCCACTGGAAGATTTGTTGTCCATCCTGGCTG GGTGGAGGCATCGGCATTGCTATATAGGAGGGCGAATGAGCAAGATTTTGCCattaaaccataa